GAGTCAGCATCTTCTCCCGGTCGCTCATGCCGACGGGATCATAGCTGTCCAGGCGTGAGATTTTATTTTAGCGAAAGTCGCATCCCGTCGCGGAGCAGGGAGACAAGCGAGGGACGGCGGATTCAGGAGAACAGCGCCAGTAATGCCGCCGCCAACATCGCACAGGGGCCGCCTTGAATGGGCGAGAGCCGACGACGCTCGGCGATAAGGTCGATGACGCTGCGGTCGATGGCTGCCAGCTCACCCCAGAAGGCGACCGCGTCGGCGTACTGGTTGGTAGCGCCCGTACCGTCGATGAAGTCGGCGTATTGCCCGTTACCGCGATAGATGACCGTCTTGAGCGTGCGGATGATCTGCTCCATGTCGGTGCGGTTGAAGACGACTCCGGCGTGATAACAGCGGACGACGAAGGTGACATTCATGCCGGCGTGGCTGAAGTCCTCAGCCCTGATCGACTCGTCGGAGCAGGGGAGTTCGATGCCGGGCCGATAAATCCACTGGACGGCCCCATCGGGGCGGAGCACCATCCGGTTTTTGAAAAACCGCGCGAGTTTTTCGGCGCGATCGAGGTAACGGCTCTTGCCGCCGGCCAGTCCCATCTCCAGGATTACACGGCCAAAGGTGTTCATCTGGTTGGTGGGCAGCGGCGCATCGCCGAGGATCGGCTCGGTGTACCAGCCCTCGATCTCGCCTGCTCCGCCGGTACGGCTTCCGGGCGGACAGGCCCGCTCGTGCCATTGATCCTCGTAGGCGTCGAGCGACTCGGTGATGGCGGTACGGAACTCCGCGAGGTCGTCGGCAAAGCGGGACGCCAGAGCCTTGTCCTTTGTCGCCAGATGCACGAGACGGGCGACCGGATAGAGGATCATGCCCACGTGGACCGTCCAACTGGTGTACTTGCCCTCGTATGGCGTGCCGACGGAAAACCGCACGGAACCCCAGCCGGGCATCATCCTGCCGCGGACTTCATCGAGGCGGCCGACCTTGTCATCGCGCAGATTCAGCAGCGTGCGGAAGCGGCGCACCATCGTGGACAGATAGCGCAGGTCACCCGTGGCCTCGTACTGGATGAGGTAGGCCAGCAACAGGTGCGCCTCGCCCCAGGCGTAAACGCCCGGCTGCATCCGGGCCGGCGGATTCCACGGCTGGCCGTTCCAGTCGCCTTTCATCGCGTTGTATGCTTCCGCCGGCTCATCGGTCACCTCGTCACGCTCAACCTGAGTGAAAGTCTGCACCGCTTCGGCTTTGGTGTAACGCATCACCGTTTTCCTGTATGGAAGGATGCCGCCGCCCGCGCGGATGCGGTACGGCATGAACAGAGATGGCGGACTCAAGCGCGCCCGGATGGATTCGAACCATCGACCTGCGGTTTAGGAAACCGCTGCGCTATCCTCTACGCTACGGGCGCAGTGGATTTGGAACAAGGTACCACTGAATAACCTCCGGATAGACCGCGATCGTGCGGCAGCGTCGGACAAAATCCGTTCGGGAAAACCCATCCTTGCAGCCGCAGCTCGACAAGCAGTGCTGTCCGAGAAGTCGCTTGTCGAGGGTAGTCGATAATCTCCGGGTGGTCAACGGATGCAGCCGTCGCGTGATCGGGATGTTCAGAGCGTCTGATAGGCGGTGTCTTTCTTGCCGCGAGCGCGGACGAAAAAGAAAATCGCCGCGGCCAGCAGGCCGACCAGCGAGCCGACGAGGACGCCCCAGTAGCGGTAACTGACGAGCACCTGTTCGGGCGGGATCGGTGCGGAGTCGGACTGCTGCGACCAGCTCACCGGTACCATGCCGGCCAGCAGTACGCCCAACAGCCCGCCGGCGAGCATGAGGGCGAACGTGATGAGGATGATGCGCAGGGAGCGATTCATGGTTTTTTCCTGGACGGCCGCACGCCGCGCCGTTCTGATGATGAGCATCATACGCTGGAGAACGTGATCGCTGCGGCGATGAGTTCACTCTGACGTACAATAAGGATCGCAGCCCTCGTAGCTCAGTTGGATAGAGCAGCAGATTTCTAATCTGCGGGTCGCAGGTTCGACTCCTGCCGGGGGCATTGAGCGTTTTTGCAAGCCGTTTGTCGCACTTCTGTCGTGTCACGCGATGCCAAAAGCTCTGCGGCGAAGCGCGGGGTTCACCTGCGGGAGCGGCGACGTTGCAGCAGGAGCAGGCCGCCCAGTGAGGCGAGGGTGAACGATGCCGGCTCAGGCACGGCAAAGTAGATGACGAAGTCACCGCCGCCGTTACCCGCCATCGTCACCGAACTGGTCGCGCCGTCATTGGTGAACGCCATCGGCGTGCCGTTGAGTGTCGCCGAGGTGATGGAAAACGCCGGGAATCCCAGGTTGCTGGAGTAGAGCGTCAGGACCGAGTCGCTCGTCAGGTCGTCCGCCGAGAGCGAGCCGCGGTACTCGCTGCCGCCGGTGTCCAGGAGCAGCGAAGCGGTCACGACGTTATTCCAGCCGATGATCTGCAATCCATCGCTGAACACGTTGGTGCCGCGTGAGATCATCAGGCTGTTGAGCGAGGAACCGTCGCGGCGGAGATAGGCGTACTGCGCGTCGGAGGAAAGCGCGCCGCTGTCGATGGATACCTGCACTCCCGCAGCAGTCGTCAGCACGTTGGAGTTGTTCGTCTGCGAAATGTGCCAGTCGTTCCAGCCGTCGGTCGAGACGATCCGCGCCGCTGCGTAGTCCGTGCCGGACATCGGCGTGACGGTCCACTTGCTGGTGAAGCCCGCCGCTCCGGTTTCAAACAGCGTCAGGAATGTGCCGCGGTTCTGGTTGGTCGTCGAGATTCGCATCCGCTGCGTCTGGATGAACGAGCCGTAGTTTTCGACCATCCACGTCGAGTCCTGCGCGACCGCATCCATCGCGGTGCTGGCGACGATGTGGGCGATGACCTGGCCGCTGACCGGCTGGTTATACGGATAGCCGTTGGGGATGGAGACGTTGTTGCTGGTCGTACCCAGGTAGGTGTCCACTGACCAGCGGATTTTTTTGTACGTCGAAGTGTCGGCCATGATCTGCGTGTTGGCCGCGGTGGACTTGCCGATGAGGTTGAGGGCGAAGTCCTTGTTGGTGCTGGTGGTGCGGAAGGCGTCAGTCATCACCATATAGCCGTGATCGGTGGCGGACTCGTTGACCATGCCGATGGACCGTCGCTCCTGCATGCCGCCGCCGTCATTACCGGCGCCCCCGTAGGTGGTCCTGACGGTGGAGAAGTCCATCACGCCCTTGAACGACCCACGTTCCTGGGCGTCGAGCCGGTTGGTCATGGTGGTGTTGGTGCCGGTGATGCCTTGACTGTCGGCGTTGTTACCCATTCCCCAGGTGGAGGTGCCGTTCGTGCGTGCCAGGAGCACGTTGTGCTCGATGGCGTAATTGGTCCAGAGGTTGTTGCCCCCGCCGCTGTGCGCCGGTGTGTTGGGCATCGCGCTGTCGCCGCCGAAGTAACTACCGCCGAATGGAACACCGTTGTAGCGGGCGTAGCCGGGTTCGACGAGCACCTGTGTGCCGTTGGCGACGAGCGTGATGGCCGCAGTGTCCTGATGAGTGAAGCTGCCGCCGTCCGTTCCGCCGGTGATCGCCAGGTAGTTGCTCGTCTTGCCCCAGTCGTTTTTGAATACGGCGATCTTCGACTGGCCGTCGGAGAGATATGTCGGCGACCAGTTGGGAGCGGCCGCGCCGTCGGCATAGTCCGTCAACACCATGAAGTCGGTGATCGTCCAGTTGTTGTTCGTGGCGTTGGCCCAGCTTGTCCAGTCGTGGCCGTTCAACTGCTCCGCGTTCCAGACGACGGCAGCCTTGAGGTTTTTCCCGTCCGGCTGGGTCGAGTCGATCAGACGCGATAACTCATGGATCGCCAGCGGCATGTTGTCGCTGTTGTGGAAGCTCGGCGATGTGCCGTTGGGCATGCGGATAGCCAGCCCGTAAGTAGCCATCTGCACCGCTGCGTTCTTGTACTGTGCCGCACCCGTCGCATCCGCGCCGTTGTTCACGTAACCAACCATGAACGTACTGAGATTAGCCAGAAAGTAATTCATGTAGCGGTCACCCTCGGTCTGGAACCCGTCGTTGGTGACGCTGTTGGTGAAGGCGTTGCGGACCTGCCCCATGGCGGTGTCGAGGTTGCTCTCGTTGCCGGCAAGCTGGGCGTAGAAAGCGCGCATCCCGCGGTTGAGAAATTCCTGATTACCGCCGGAGGTGGGCGAGCCCATGCCGGAGAGTACGTTGCTGTTGAGTCGTGAGATGATTGCGGAGCGTTCCGAGGAGGTAAGCCCGGAGTTAATCAGGTCGAACGCCTGATAAAAGCCGCGTGATGAGAGTGCCCCGGTGATTCCGCTGCCGCCGGTGACCTTGGCGTAATTGGTCAGCGCATCGCGGACCGCGATGAAGTCAGCCGAGGACGTATTCCCTCCGCCGGTGATCGCCCAGCGGAGAGCCTTGGCCTGAAGAATGCGCGACATCGTTTCCGAAGTGGAGAGGTTGTTCGGCGCGGAGTTGGCGGGGGTCTGATTGGCGTAGCTCACCACGTTGCTTTTCACCGTGGTCTGAAAGCCTGCTGCCGGAGTGTTCCACCAGGTCTGGAGCGTGGTGATATCCGATGGCGTCAGCAGGATGCTGGAGGTAGGCGCCGTGATGCTCGCGCCGGGATGGTTTACAGGGGCTGCCATCTGCCCTTGCGCGATCGCAGCCAGGAACAGTACAGCCGCGGACGGCAGAGCAATCTTCTCAATAAAACGCATTGACATTGTTGCCCCTTCCAGCTTTAAGGTTATGACCAGGCTACGTGGTATCATATTAACACTAACAAACATCGCACGTCAACATAGCTACATAACTCCAGTCAATTTAGGCATATGCAAGCGATATTCGGCTGAACACCTGACATGCGTGCAAGGAGTTAAAACCTTGAACATTGCTTGAATGTCTGTTGGGTGAGTTACGGTTGAAATGACAAACGATGACGTGGCAAGCTGATGCAACCCGCGACGTTGCGGACGCAAATGATCGGAGTAAGGTCGAGTATTCACCTTACTTCCTCGCCGCTTTTTTAGTCGCTTACTTGGGAGTTACTTTGCTGCGGGTTGGCTGGTGGCGGCTGGTGGCTTGAGCTTATCGAGTGACGACTGCGCTTCCTGTTTCACGTTGGCGGGTACATCCGGCATTTCGATCACCTTCGTGTAATCAGCCGTCGCGCGGGTGGGGTCTTTCTCCTCCTCATACAACAGGCCGCGCGCGACCAGTGCCTGTGCGACCCACGCAGCCGGAGCATTGCTCAATTCGATAGCCTGTGCGTAGTCAGCCATAGCGCGGGTCTTATCGCCTCCCTTGCGGTAAGCCGTGCCGCGATGAACCAAGGCCTCGGCGACGACCTCGACCTGCGCATTCTTCAACTCGATCGCGCGCGTGTAGTCGGCAATCGCGCTGGCAGCATCGCCCCCGTGGTCAAACGACACTCCGCGGCTCAGATAGGCGACAGCGAGCTTTTCCACCGGAGCATATCCCATGTCGATCACCCGCGTGAAATCGGCGACGGCGTTGGTGGTGTCCTTCAACTGCTCATACGACAGGCCGCGGTAGATCAGCGCATCAATAACCTGTCGGATCGAAAAATCCTTGATGCCGATCACCTTGGCGAAGTCCGCGATCGCGCGTTGATGGTCTGCCGCTTTGCGGTACGCCGTGCCTCGGTTAAAGAGTGCCTGTCCGACTGTTTCGACCGGCGCGTCCTCCATGTCGATCACCCGTGAAAAGTCCGCGATCGCGCGGGTGTCATCACCGCTTTCGCTGAAAGCTGTGCCGCGCACAAGCAGCGCGAGGGCGACCTGTTGGGCGGGGGCGTCCTTCATCTCGATCAGCATCGTGTAGTCGATGTAAGCGCGGATGGTATCTCCATCCAGGCCGTACGACACGCCTCGGTTGAGCAGTTGCTCCGCGATGCCTGCCGTGTCGATTTCCTTTGCACGCAGGGATGCGACGAAGTCCTCCTCCCCCTTGATGATGTCCCGCATTTCTTGTTTAGTTTTGGTGCTGCCCGGCGGCGTCAAGTCCGCCCGCAGCACATCGCCGCCCCAGACCACCAGAAAAAAGCTGACGACCAGGGTCAAGGTACCGTGTCTGCAAAACATAGGCTGCTGCTCCTGATGTGGTGCGAATAAACGGCCGACTATCCGGCGGACCGCATCTCAATACTTCAGCTTACCGTGAGTGAGTCTGTCCGGTTGAACAAAATTTTACGTGAGTTAAATCAGAAAGGCTCGCACTGAAAACCGCAATCTCACCGCGAGGCATGACATGACCTCGTGCGATGAATGGCGTGCCGATCAGCAGGCCGGAGTACCTTAGAAGTCGTCAGCGTTCATCGACGACCTCATAAACCTTGTCGCCGATCACGAGTTGCATTTTCGTGCCGACGGAGAGCCACGCTGCCGTGTCGGGATGATCGTTGAGGAGTTTGAAATAGTCCTCACTGCCGAACTTCACGATGATCGGCTTGATGTTTTCCTGCTGTTGGACGTTTTCGTCGATCCACATATCTCCGTTGCGGTAAAACGCCCGCCCGCGAATGTAGCGGACGCGCACCGCTCCGGCCGCATCCGTCCCGCCCGTCGGTCGCGATGCGCCGGGTCGATCACGATCGGTCGGCATGGTGTAAACCAGGGCATCGACGTTGCGCATGGATTGGGTTGCTTCCGAGGCTTTGACCCCGCCTGCCGGCATGGGGATGCCGCCGCCGCCCGCGTCCTGTGCAACGCCCGGCATCGCATTGCCGCTGCGCTCCGTGCGGAACTCCTGATACATCCGGCCGAGTTTTTCCGCCTCGTCCTTCCGCACCGCGGAGGAAACCCGCTGTGCAGCCGGGATGTTGCGCTGCTGCTCGTCCTCGATGATCAGGTACGACGTGTAAGGGGTGACGATCCCATACTTGCGCGCCAGCTCAACCGTTTCGTCGCGCAGCTCTTTGGTTTCGCCATGAAGCCGGATTTCTTCCAGGAGATAGCCGATGCGTCTGGTCGCCCAGAGTCGCGGAATGAAGCCGTACTCAGCGGACTTATCCGTAAAGGTCGCTTCGGAGACGAACTTTTTCTTTTCGCCATTGACGAATCCTTCGAGCGTCACGGTCGTCGGCCCGCTGCCGGTGTATTGACCAAAGAGTACGAGTTGATCGCCCACAAAAAGATCGGGCAAGGCAGCCGGATAAGTTTTGCTGGTGCGGATTTTGTCACCGAAAGAAAGCGTCAGACCGGTGAGTACGGGCTGGTTGATCCGTGCGTAGAAGTTGGAAACTTTCACCTCGATGTCTTCGCTGGGGAGGACATACTGGCTCGAAGCGCGGGTCTGTTGAGTGATCTTGTCGAGCAGATGCGTGTTGATGTCGTTGCCGACACCGAAGCAGAACACGCGCACGGTTTTGTCTCCGACGAGTTTGGTCAGATGGTTGGTGATGGCGTCCTCGTCGCGTTCGCCGATGGTCGGCTGGCCGTCGGTGAGGAAGATGATGTAACGAGGCCGGCTGGTGTCGTCAGCGTCTTTCGCGCCTTTTGACAGAATCGCCTCCGCTGCCGCCTTGAGCGCATCATCGATGGCGGTGCCGCCGCTGGCGGAGAAGGTGTCGATGAACGCGCGTGCTGTGGCGCGGTTGGTGTCGTTGACCGGAAGCAGGGCCTTGAAAAGCGGCTCAGCCTCGGTCGCGAATCGGATCACCTCAAAGCGATCGCCCGTGTTGAGGCTGTTGACGCAATATAAGAGAGCCTTCTGCGCTTGTTTGATCTTTTCGCCCGACATCGACCCGGAGGTATCGACGACGAACACCACGTCCTTGGCTGACACTTTCGCCTTCTCCGCCAACGCGCCCGGCGAAGCCAGCAGCATGAAATATCCGCCGCCTCCCGGCATCTGGCCGGCCCGTGCCATTCCTTCCGGGCCTGCAAAACTCAGCAGGTTCACTGCGATATCACCCTTCTCGCGCAGCGGGGCAAAGAGGAGTTGAAAGTCGGTGTCCGGCCGGACATCACGGGCTTCAAATCCGATCGTCGCGGAGTGTTCCCCGTGTCTTTTGATCTCGACCTGGTGGCTGGGCGAGTGGATCGACTTGAGCGCCTGCTTGGTCGTCACCTCGCACTTGATCGCCACCTGGGGGATCGGCTCAGGTGAAAACTTCTCGGTGTTGAGCGGGTAGGTGTAGGATATCAGCCCGTTGTCGCTCTTGAGAACCTGTGTGTATTTGAGCGTGATCCGCTTTTCGCTCAGCGGCTCGATGGGGAAGACGCGCACCTTGAACAGACCGCGGCCTGCATATTCCATCAGTGCGGGATCGCGCGTCTTGCGGACGATCTCTTCGTAGATGCTGCGAGCCTTGGTCGCGTCGAGCAGCTCAGCTTTGACCTGCTGGCCGTTGATGTCCATGGTGAACTGATCGATCTGCCCACCCTCAGGCAGCGGGAAAATGTATGTGCCTTCGAGTCGCTGCTGGCTGGGGTTGTAAAAAACCTGATCGACCGAAGTCACCGCAACCTGATCGTCGATCTTCACCTCGACGAGGTGCTTGCGGATGTGCAGGGGAGCAAAGACGGGATGGATCGGCCGGACGACATCGACCGGAGGCGGCGGGTCGATGATGACGATCAGGCCATCCGCCAGAGCCGCGGACGCTGCCAGTAAACCGATCACGACCGCGATGAAAAGGTGACGCAAGCTGAGCATGACAAGGCCTCCCGTTTTCTCTGAATGACTCAGACGCCAGGCGAATGGAAAGGTTCCCTTCGGCGGGATTTCACCCTGCCGTGCTGCGGCGTCCGAACGCGGCTGGAGCGGTTCACCCAGACAGCACCTCGCAGCATGTCCCGGTAGGAATTGCCGCGAAAATCCCGGCAAATCTCGTCCGAAAAGTCGGTAAGCGATTGACAGGAAAAGCGTTAGGTAGGCGAATACTCCGCGGGCAGGTTCAAGACGGTCTGGCCGTTGAGTCGCATCAAACACGGCTGCTCCGACAGGTGTTGTTTGGTGGCTTTTCATGCGAGGCTCCGTGACGTGAAGAGGGCGGCCAGCCGCCGACGTATTTCATCCAGTGAACTATTATAGGCAAGTCGAACTCAATTTTCAAATTAAAATTAACTTTTTCTGCCTCGCAGAAAGTCTTGGGGTGCGGGGTTTCTCAGCCGTGATATCGTGGCGTCCATTCTCAGGAGCTTCAGCATGTTCAGACCGCTGTTCATCACACCCGTTCTCATTGCCCTGGCCTTCGCGGGTTCAGCCTTGGCTGCCGACCCGACTCCGGCGGACCTTGCGCTGGCGGCGAAGTTCGAGGCCCTCAAGCAAAAGCTCGACACAGGCCGGGGACGCGAAGTCATCAACCTCACCCGCGACAACTCACCCGATGCCCAGGGCTGGATCGGGTTCACCAAGGAGAACACCGGCGAGATGGCGCTCCAGCGTCTCAAGGGTCACCTGCCCGCGACGGATGCACAGCTCGCCGCCTCCCGCGCGTCCTATGGCCGGGTCGTCTCCATGCTCGAAAAAATCGACCGCAGTCCCGAAGCAAAACCCTACGAGATCGTCCAGCGTCGTAAAGAGATCACCATCGACGGCCGGATCGACCCCAAGGAATGGAAAGGGGCGAATGTCGTCCCGCTTGCTTATATCTTTCCCCACACGGAACCGACCACGGATTCCGTCGCCACCTGTCGGCTGATGTGGGACAGCCGGAATCTCTACGCTGCGTTCGACGTGCCCGACGCTCAGATCATGGGTAACGAAGCTCTGGACAACGAAAAGAACACGTTCCTCTACGACTGCGTGGAGTTGTTTCTCGTACCCGATCCGCGTTTTCCTGCTTACTGGGAAATCAACGTCACGCCGAAAAATGAAATCCTCGATCGGCTGATTATGAAAAAGTCGCGCGGCTGGTTTGGGGAACCCGACCCAAGCGAAGACATCGAAGGCATCAAGGTCGCGACGAAGCTGTCACCCGATTCTTCCAGCCCTGACGCTGATCACACAGAGCAGAAGCCCGGGTACTCCATCGAGATTGCCATTCCCTGGTCCCAGCTTCCCAACATGCGCCATGGTCCGCGGGTCGGCGACACGCTGTTGGGTGTCATGGCCTGGTCCGATGTCAACGACAAAATCGACTACGGCCACCAGAAGTATTACAGCCAGGTGCCGACCGTCGCTGGATTCAACAGCGTGTGGGAGTTTCAGGTACTCAAGCTGGTCGGGAAAAAAGGCTGGTTTGATTGAGAAACCAGCTCGCACCGAGGCGGCTGCGCTGAGGATCGCGCCCGTTGCATTGATCGCGGCTGTCTGAGTCGTCAGGTCACGCGCAGGATTTTCTGACGCGGCGCGGTTGCGGTCAGTCGTTCAAGCGTGTCTGAGCCAAACTCAGCAAGCACGAACTCCGCACCGTCGAGTCGGCCTTGCAGCGTCTCCGGCTGGTGCATGTCCAGGGCCATGAACTGATACCGCCCCTCGCGCAGAAATTGCCGCACCAGTGCGTCAGCCTGCGAACCCTCCTCGCCGGTCATGCAGCGGAAATTACCCTGAAGCCACACGCCCATGTTTGTCAGCTCATCGAGACACTTGCCCACCTCCGTCGTGCAGCGGAGCCGCTCAGGATGCGCGAGAATCGGCTGGTAGCCTTCGCTGAGCAGTTTCTCGAAAGTCGGCGTCACCCACTTCTCCCACTTGTCACCCCAGAAATCGACGAGCAGACAACGGCTGCCCGCCAGCGTTGGCAGCTCACGACGCTTCATTTCGGAAACGAAGTTTTTATGCAGCCGCACTTCGCCGCCAGTCCAGAGTCGGTAGTCCAGCCCGCGGGCGTTCAGGTGAATCTGAAGACTCTCGGTCAGATCGCGGATGCTCTCCGTGGTAATCAGCGGAAACTGCGCGCTCCAGAAGTGCGGCGTGCAGATCGTGCCCACATAGCCCTGGGCGATCAATCGCTCCACGCACGCCACTGAATCGTCGAGATCACGACAGCCGTCATCAATCCCCGGCAGAAGGTGGCTATGGATGTCGATCTTTCCCGGCGGCAGGGGATCGGATGTGATGGCGTCCTCAGTCATGATCGTGAAAGTATAGAGAGTCAGCAAAGACGATCCGCCCTCGCGCTGGTGCGACACCCGTCAGGAGACGATTCTGCCGAACCCCAGGGCATCCAGCGACACGCCCATCAGATCGAAACGAAGCAATTGCAGCGCAGACTTGGCAGCGCGGTCACGGACAGCATCGCGGTCGCCGCCGAGGTCCAGACGAAAGACGCTCGTCGCTTTCGTCTTTGACGCCAGCCCGATGAAGACCGTGCCCACGGGTTTGTGGATCGTTCCTCCTTCCGGGCCGGCAATGCCGGTGACGGAAAGTGCCAGACTCGCCTTACCGCGCGTCAACGCTCCTTCCGCCATCGCCCGCGCAACCGGTTCACTCACCGCGCCGTGCAGGTCGATCAGCTCCGTCGGCACACCTAGTTGCGATGTCTTCATCGCGTTGGCGTACGTCACCCATCCGCCGAGATAAATCTCACTCGACCCCGACACATCGGTGATCATCTTGCCCAGCGAGCCGCCGGTGCAGCTCTCCGCGGTGACGAGCAGCAGCCGTGCCTCGCGCAGCATGGCGACCACGGTTTCCTGAATCGTCGTTTCATCGCGTCCGTAAATGATCGGGCCGAGCTGTTTCTCGATGAGTGCGATCGTCTCGTCCATCGCAGCGCGGGCCTGATTGTGTTCCGGGAATTCGCTCCGCACACGCACCGAGACGACGCCGCCTGCGACGGTCGTGCCGACCACGGGATTACGTTTGCGATCCATCAACGAGCCGAGCTTTTCCGCCACAGCGCTTTCACCCTTGCCGAACGTGTTGATCTTCGTGGTGAGGATGACATTGCGCCGCGAGGATGGATTTGCCGAAAGATTATCGGTGGGATTCCCGGAGTTGCTTCCGGGGTTACTTCCGAGGTTGTTTCCGGGGGTAAGTTTGTCGATATCCGGGCCGATGGAGAGTCGCCACATCGCCAGCATTTCGCTGGGTACGCCGGGCGTGACGTAGATGGTTGCGCCGTTGAGATGAGCCTTGATGCCCGGCGCCGTGCCGCAGGAGTTGGGGATCACTTCCGATCCGACCGGGTGCATCGCCTGAACTTTATTTCGTTCGGGCATTTCGCGGCTGCGCCGAATAAACATCGCGCGGATCACTTCGACGCTGGGAAGATGGATGACGAGGTTGACGCCCATCGCGTCCGCCAGTGCATCGCGTGTGAGGTCGTCGTCGGTGGGGCCAAGACCGCCGGAGATGATGACCAGCTTCGCCGCCTTTGATGCTTCGATGATCGCTTGCCGGATGGCTGCCCGATCGTCGGCGATGGTCTGGTGATATCGCGTGCCGATGCCGCGCGCGACCAGCTCCGCGCTGAGGTACGCGCTGTTGGTGTCC
The DNA window shown above is from Phycisphaeraceae bacterium and carries:
- a CDS encoding VWA domain-containing protein — translated: MKSHQTTPVGAAVFDATQRPDRLEPARGVFAYLTLFLSIAYRLFGRDLPGFSRQFLPGHAARCCLGEPLQPRSDAAARQGEIPPKGTFPFAWRLSHSEKTGGLVMLSLRHLFIAVVIGLLAASAALADGLIVIIDPPPPVDVVRPIHPVFAPLHIRKHLVEVKIDDQVAVTSVDQVFYNPSQQRLEGTYIFPLPEGGQIDQFTMDINGQQVKAELLDATKARSIYEEIVRKTRDPALMEYAGRGLFKVRVFPIEPLSEKRITLKYTQVLKSDNGLISYTYPLNTEKFSPEPIPQVAIKCEVTTKQALKSIHSPSHQVEIKRHGEHSATIGFEARDVRPDTDFQLLFAPLREKGDIAVNLLSFAGPEGMARAGQMPGGGGYFMLLASPGALAEKAKVSAKDVVFVVDTSGSMSGEKIKQAQKALLYCVNSLNTGDRFEVIRFATEAEPLFKALLPVNDTNRATARAFIDTFSASGGTAIDDALKAAAEAILSKGAKDADDTSRPRYIIFLTDGQPTIGERDEDAITNHLTKLVGDKTVRVFCFGVGNDINTHLLDKITQQTRASSQYVLPSEDIEVKVSNFYARINQPVLTGLTLSFGDKIRTSKTYPAALPDLFVGDQLVLFGQYTGSGPTTVTLEGFVNGEKKKFVSEATFTDKSAEYGFIPRLWATRRIGYLLEEIRLHGETKELRDETVELARKYGIVTPYTSYLIIEDEQQRNIPAAQRVSSAVRKDEAEKLGRMYQEFRTERSGNAMPGVAQDAGGGGIPMPAGGVKASEATQSMRNVDALVYTMPTDRDRPGASRPTGGTDAAGAVRVRYIRGRAFYRNGDMWIDENVQQQENIKPIIVKFGSEDYFKLLNDHPDTAAWLSVGTKMQLVIGDKVYEVVDER
- a CDS encoding nicotinamide-nucleotide amidohydrolase family protein, which translates into the protein MQAIILSIGDELVLGQTVDTNSAYLSAELVARGIGTRYHQTIADDRAAIRQAIIEASKAAKLVIISGGLGPTDDDLTRDALADAMGVNLVIHLPSVEVIRAMFIRRSREMPERNKVQAMHPVGSEVIPNSCGTAPGIKAHLNGATIYVTPGVPSEMLAMWRLSIGPDIDKLTPGNNLGSNPGSNSGNPTDNLSANPSSRRNVILTTKINTFGKGESAVAEKLGSLMDRKRNPVVGTTVAGGVVSVRVRSEFPEHNQARAAMDETIALIEKQLGPIIYGRDETTIQETVVAMLREARLLLVTAESCTGGSLGKMITDVSGSSEIYLGGWVTYANAMKTSQLGVPTELIDLHGAVSEPVARAMAEGALTRGKASLALSVTGIAGPEGGTIHKPVGTVFIGLASKTKATSVFRLDLGGDRDAVRDRAAKSALQLLRFDLMGVSLDALGFGRIVS
- a CDS encoding carbohydrate-binding family 9-like protein is translated as MFRPLFITPVLIALAFAGSALAADPTPADLALAAKFEALKQKLDTGRGREVINLTRDNSPDAQGWIGFTKENTGEMALQRLKGHLPATDAQLAASRASYGRVVSMLEKIDRSPEAKPYEIVQRRKEITIDGRIDPKEWKGANVVPLAYIFPHTEPTTDSVATCRLMWDSRNLYAAFDVPDAQIMGNEALDNEKNTFLYDCVELFLVPDPRFPAYWEINVTPKNEILDRLIMKKSRGWFGEPDPSEDIEGIKVATKLSPDSSSPDADHTEQKPGYSIEIAIPWSQLPNMRHGPRVGDTLLGVMAWSDVNDKIDYGHQKYYSQVPTVAGFNSVWEFQVLKLVGKKGWFD
- a CDS encoding tetratricopeptide repeat protein, which gives rise to MFCRHGTLTLVVSFFLVVWGGDVLRADLTPPGSTKTKQEMRDIIKGEEDFVASLRAKEIDTAGIAEQLLNRGVSYGLDGDTIRAYIDYTMLIEMKDAPAQQVALALLVRGTAFSESGDDTRAIADFSRVIDMEDAPVETVGQALFNRGTAYRKAADHQRAIADFAKVIGIKDFSIRQVIDALIYRGLSYEQLKDTTNAVADFTRVIDMGYAPVEKLAVAYLSRGVSFDHGGDAASAIADYTRAIELKNAQVEVVAEALVHRGTAYRKGGDKTRAMADYAQAIELSNAPAAWVAQALVARGLLYEEEKDPTRATADYTKVIEMPDVPANVKQEAQSSLDKLKPPAATSQPAAK